The DNA segment ATTGAAGGTACAACAAGAAATAGACTTGTTACCAAAACACTAAATTGCCATATTCTCCTAGACCGAAGTATCATCTATGGATTCTCATCGGTCATCTTCTAAAATTTCTTAGAAATACAAATAAACAATCTCAAAGAGGATCTCATGAATGTAGAGTTAATCATTATCGTCATGGCACTGGTCTCCATCGCCACGGCGATTTTCTACGCCGCACGTGTTATACGTATCCAAGTGGGCGCAGAGGGTGGCAACGACAAAGAAACCGCCAAATTAAAAGAAATCTCCGCCGCGATCGCAGAAGGGGCTATGGCCTTCCTTCTCAGAGAATACCGTGTCATTCTGCTTTTTATCAGCTTCATGACGGTTCTCATTTATCTTTTATTAGATAATCCCAACACAGAATTCAATGAAGGAATTTATACTTCGATCGCTTTTGTTTCGGGAGCTCTCATTTCTTGCCTTTCTGGTTTTATCGGGATGAAAATTGCGACTGCTGGAAACGTAAGAACTGCCCAAGCTGCAAAAACTTCTCTTTCAAAAGCCTTCCGAGTCGCATTTGACTCTGGAGCTGTCATGGGTTTTGGACTGATTGGTCTTGCTGTTCTTGGCATGATTGGTTTATTCCTACTTTTCACAGGTTCCAATCCAACTGTTGCAAAACACATCCTCATGGAATCTCTTGCTGGTTTTGGCCTTGGTGGATCATCAGTGGCACTCTTTGGACGTGTGGGTGGTGGTATTTACACAAAAGCTGCAGACGTTGGTGCTGACTTAGTTGGAAAAGTGGAAAAAGGAATCCCGGAAGATGACCCTCGTAACCCTGCAACCATTGCAGATAACGTAGGAGACAACGTGGGTGACATTGCTGGTATGGGTGCTGACCTTTTTGGTTCGGCAGCGGAAGCAACTTGTGCGGCACTTGTAATTGGTGCAACAGCTTCAGCTCTTGCAGATAATAACTCAGCTCTTCTTTATCCTCTTTTGATTTCTGCGATTGGAATTCCAGCTTCACTCATCACAACTTTTTTTGCGCGAGTGAAAGAAGGTGGAAACGTAGAAAAAGCTCTCAAACTCCAACTTTGGATTTCAACATTCATTGTGGCAGGTGCTCTTTACTTCGCTACTGACCTGTTTATGATCGATAGTTTCCAAATCGGCGACAAAACCATCACAAAATGGAATGTATACACTTCAGTCGCATTAGGTTTGTTTGCTGGTATGTTTATCGGTTGGATCACTGAGATTTATACCTCTCACTCGTATAAACCTGTACGTGAAGTTGCAGATGCTTGTGAGACTGGTGCTGCAACCAACATCATTTATGGATTAGCTCTTGGTTACAAATCCACTGTAGTTCCAGTCATTTTACTTGTGATCGTAATTGTGGTTTCCAATATCCTTGCTGGGATGTATGGAATTGCGATTTCTGCAATTGGTATGATCTCTACCATTGCGATTGGCCTTACTATCGATGCTTACGGCCCTGTATCAGATAATGCAGGTGGGATTGCTGAAATGGCAGAACTTGGAAAAGACGTTCGTGACAGAACCGATACTTTGGATGCAGCAGGAAACACAACTGCGGCGGTTGGAAAGGGATTTGCGATTGGATCTGCGGCTCTTACTTCACTTGCTCTATTTGCTGCGTTTATCACAAGAACTCAAAATGCTTCCAAGGAAATGGGAGAGGGAGCAATTGATTTAACATCAATCGAACTCCTTGATCCGCTTGTATTCGGTGGTCTTCTTTTTGGAGCGATGCTTCCTTTTATTTTCTCTGCTATGACCATGAAGTCAGTCGGAAAGGCAGCTCTTGATATGGTAAAAGAAGTACGTCGCCAATTCAAAGAGATCCCTGGACTTATGGAAGGAAAAGCAAAACCAGAGTATGCAAAATGTGTGGATATTTCCACTTCAGCTGCCCTTCGTGAAATGATTCCTCCAGGTCTTCTCGTACTCCTTAGCCCAATAGTTGTGGGTTATTTGTTTGGTGTTAAGTCTCTTGCGGGTTTACTTGCGGGGGCGCTTGTGTCAGGTGTCGTGCTTGCAATCTCTTCTGCTAACTCTGGTGGAGCCTGGGACAACGCGAAAAAATACATCGAAAAAACTGCTGGTGGAAAAGGTTCTGAAAAACACAAAGCAGCGGTTGTCGGTGATACAGTAGGTGATCCGTTTAAAGATACATCTGGACCTGCAATCAACATCCTTATCAAACTGATGGCAATCACATCACTTGTGTTTGCTGAGTTTTTTGTGACAAAAGGTGGAATCGTATTAAATTTCTTTAAATAAGAAAGGAATACATTCAATCAGATCGAAAAGTAATTGTCCTTCTGAATCAAAAGGGCAGTTTCCATTTTGATGATCCAATTTTATTTTAGATGAATTGGATTTCTGGAAAAGCCGGCGTAACATCGTCGGCTTTTTTATTTCATAAAGTTGTAAAACTAAAACTAGTATTGGTTCCTAAGGTAAGTCCAAAGGTGGATTGGATGTTTTGGTTTAAGGTGATTGTATACGTAATCCCAGAAGTGAGTGCACTGGTTGGTGTGAGAGTGATTGTACGATTCGATGATCCACCAGTCAGGCTTGGGCAAGAAGGAGAGCAGGAAATATTTGTATTGAGAGATGTGGGTTCAATGGCTTGGGTCATGATGATGGTGATCGTTGGATTAAGGCTCACACCCGTGGCTCCATTAGCTGGTGTTGTGGATTCAATGGTAAAGGTTGCAGAAGTTTGTGTGACAAGCGGTAACACAAGAATACCCAGTAAGGAAGGTGAAGGTTCCGGCAAACAATGTACGGAAGAAAATACAAATAGAAATAACAATCTGATTCTTTTCCACATGACCATTGGCTCTATCCTTAGTTTCGACTAATTTCCTCTAGTTACCGTACATAGTTTTGCGTAAATCCCGAAGAAATTATAGGTTTCTAATTCAATTGACGTAATTTCTTTGATGTTTCCTTGGCGTTGTGCCATTTCGATTGATGCGTCGCCATAGGCGACAAGTCCTAAATAAGATATCGAACAGGAAAAACCCTCTTTTGTGGCAGTAAGACCTGTTTCCATCATTGAGATCCTTTGGTTTTCATAAAGAAGGCCTTGTGTGCCAAATCCTGAACTGGCACATTGAATGAGAAACATAAGAATGAAGAATTGGAGGAACCGAAAGCCCAAAAATGATCCTTTGTTAAGAGAAAATATACGTGAATGGAAATGGCAATTGTAACGAAATTGAACACATAAATGTGATAGGAAAGAATTAAGATTTTTAGGAATATTGGGTAATAAGAAAATTTTATTTTTGCAATTCTTTGTCCAAAAGATTGGAAAGTTGGTTTTGTAAAAGGATGATATCATCATAAAGTTTTTCGATTTGTTCTTCTTTTTTTCGAATTTTTGAGGACAAAGCATCAAGTGACTTATTCGGTTTTGTGTTCTTTTTGGAGTGAAACTCTTTTAGTTTAGATTCAATTTCTTCGTAAATCAAACCACTCTTTAATTTCTTCGAAAACTCTTTCAGTGAATCAATGTTTTGTTTCATATTCCTGTTACCCGCAAACAAAGTTCTTGGAAAAAGAAATATTGGTTTTTATAGATATGATCCACGCTATGGATTTCTTTTAGCTGGGATCTTTTCGTTACCCATTCGTAACTAGCATTCCCTACACTCACAAGACCAAAATAATTCGTGGTACAGGATTCTACATAGGTATCCCCAGGAACTGGAATTTTCCCAGGCGTATACCATCCAGATTGTCCTTTGTTTTGGAAAACAGTGAAAGATGGATTTCCAATTTGGATACTAAGACAGTTCCCTAATAAAAAAATCCACCCAACACATAGGAATCTCTTCATACGAAATTAGTTGGTGTCAAAAAAGTAAAAATAAGAAAATCGAATCCCGCGGTCCATAGCATTATCTGCTTTTGGCAACACACCAAACATTAGGCTAAAACTAAATGTTCCCATACTCTCCGTATTCATCGAGATACCTGGAAAAAAATTAAAGTAACGTAGGTTTTTATCGGCTGTTTTATCAATCGGTTCTCTGTATTCTAATTCGGTGAAAATGCGAACTGAGTCTGCAATGCCGAAGGAAGGTGCGATACCAACTTGGTAATACCGTTTGAATTCATCTAATTTTGATTCACGTCCGTGTTTGTTTGTTTCTGTTTGGAAACGAAGTTCGGTCATGATTTGGAAAATTCCATATTTATAACCAAGTCCAAAATTGGGGCGAATCAAATAATATTCAGGGTTTTCATGTTCTCTAAATAAAGAATTTCTTTTTTTATCGTAAATACGGAGACCACCACCAATTAAAAATTGAGAATTTCCAGCATCAAAAATTTTACCATATTTGAGACCCACATTGTATCTGTCCCAAGTAACTTCTTTGGTTGTATCCGTTTGTGAATATTCAGTCCTTCCTACTGAGGAAATCACTGAAAAAGAATCACTAAACTTATATTCACCTTCGACACTTACGTTTTTGTTAATCTCTTTTACTTGGTTGTAATCCTTGTCCCAGTAACTTAAGTTTCCTCTCACTTTAGAATACACGGCAACAGGTTCTATCTGAAGAGGATGTGCAAATCCTTTATTATTAAACTGTGAAAATACACTCGAAACAAAACTGAAAAATAAAATTAGAAATAAATATATCTGTTTCATGGTTATAATCCTATATTAGTGACTGGGTAAATTAATCTCGCCAATTTATCTGCTAGAAGAGTATACCCTAAATTATTTGCATGAATACAATCTAACATCAATTCGGCTCTTGAAGCTGGTTTCCCACCCAAAGTATTTCTTAAGTCAACATAAATAAGTGAAGGTTCTTCTCTTGTGATATCAACAAGTAAGTTGTTAAAAGCATCAAGCTGAGTGGAAGTAAATACACCTGCATCAGGAACAATCAATCCAATTCGATCAAATTTAGATTTACAACCTTCATCAGAACCTGCAATGACTGGCGTCATATATGGATTTGGATAATCATACCCATGTATGATCCACTTGATTGGTGGACCACCAAAACGCGAGATTTTATATGCATTACCAGTAATGATGAGTTGTTTTAAATTAGCTTTGAAGGTTGCAAATCTTTGAGCTTGGACAGTGTTGATATTTCCTATGTATTCGTTTAGATTTGCCTGGATATCATTTCCACCTAGTGAAAGTAATACTACTTTCATATCGGCACCACCTTGGTCGATCACTTGGAACTGGAGTCCTTGGCTGACTACTTGTTGTAGAGTTTTTCCACCCAAAGTTGCACCCGCAAATTTATAATTATATCGATTTTCCAATTGAGGTCTTAAGGTTTCGACGAATGGGAATCCTAATAAAAGGTCGGTCCAACTATCACCAATGATTCCGGTTTTTGCTGGTGTTTCTCCATTACAAATTGCAAGGGTAGTACAGAGTAAATTTGTTTCAAAATCATTTACTGGATCCTTTTTTTTGTCGCAGTGTATGAGAAATACTGTGACCCCAATTAAAAATATGAATCTAAGCTTTTTCATAATTATTTTTCTTCCTTCCAGATATGGTCCATGATATAAGCGCAAGAGAGGTCGCCGGTCAGATTTACTGAAGTTCTACACATATCCAAAAAGCGGTCAACACCAAAAAGAATTGTGATACCTTCTATGGGTATATGGAACGTATACAGGATAGAAGAAAGAATTACGAGACCTACTCCAGGAGTGGCTGCTGTTCCTATGGAAGCTGCTGTCACCGTTCCAACTAACAAAAATAAATCTATTGAACTTAATTCAATTTGGTACACCTGACTTAAAAATACAGTCGCTACCGCTTGGTATAGGGCTGTTCCATCCATATTGATTGTGGCCCCCAATGGTAAAACAAAATCAGCTACTGTTTCTTTTAGCTTTAACTTCTCTTTTGCTACTTTGAGTGAATAGGGCAAAACAGAACTCGAACTCGATGTGGAAAAACCCAAAATGGGGATCTCACGAATTAAATAAAAAAAATGAATTGGGTTTTTTTTTGTAAAAACGAACACCATCAATCCATAAAATAACAAAATCAAAAATAGTCCAACTAACACAGTCAAAATGTAAGTAATCAAACCCATCACTAGAGTAAAACCTATTTGAACCATTGCATAACTCATCAGTCCCAATACAGCGAGAGGAGCAAGTTTCATTGCCAAAGAAACTACCCATAGGCAAAAACTTTCTAAGGAATGACAAAACGCTTTGAGGGCTGTTCCAGATTCTTTGGATGTTAGAAAAAAAATTCCTAACATCATTCCCAAAAATACGATCGATAACATTTGTTGTTTCGACCAAACATTAATTATGTTTTTCGGAATGATATTTGTTATGATTTCAGGAATCGATTCTTCTTTATCCTTCGATACATTGGTCGTGATGGAATCTGTGGTTGATTGATTTTGAATTTTGTTTTGGATTTGGTTCCCAGGTTTGGAAACCAAAGTGAGCGTAATCCCAATGCTTACCGAAATTATGGTTGTGAAGATAAAATAAATAAGGGTTTTACTTCCTAAATTCCAAAGGTCTTTCAGATTTTTTAGACTAGAAACTCCTAAAGCTATGGAAACAATCACAAGTGGAATCATGATCATTTGTAATAAGTTTAAAAATATATCACCTGGAAGTTTAAGCCATGGTAAATAGGGAATTATCGATTCTTTAGAAACGATTCCGGATTCAGGATTTAAACTAATTCCTAAAGATAAACCTAACACTAAAGCGATGAGAATTTGTTTCCAAAAGGCAATTTTGGGAAGTGACATTCCCAAATTTTTTCCTTTTGAAATTCTATGTAAATGAATTTAAATGCAGATATAAGTTTGGAAAAGTTGGATCCTGTGGAAAATTTTAGCTCCATTTTTAATTTTGCGCATTTCTACAGTGTATTCATCCTTTGCCCTCTGGATTTCCTTCATTGTTTTATGAAGCACTGCTTTTTTTTCAGGTCGGTTGTCCCATTTGTAAGCAGCTTCTTGGCGCATTAATTTTTCTTCCAATTGTCGAATCGTTTTTTGATGAGATAGTTCTACTTTGTATTCTTCCTTTTGGAAAATGGAGAGTGTTTCTTTACGTAAGATTTCTTTTTTGTTCTCTGCTTCAGATTCTACGATGGGATAACATTGAATAAATGCTTCTTCGAGTTTGGAAAGGGCGATTTCCTTTTCAGGTACGTATGTTTTGCCCTCCATCCATTCTTTGGGTTTGTCAGTGAATACAACAGATCTCTTTTTTTTCAAATCGTATTCAATGAAAAATAAATCCTTTCGTTTGAGTGAAAAATCAAACTCTACTTGGAAGACAAAAAGGATTTTTTGATTGAGATCTTTGGAGTATAAGTATTTTTTCTTACGACCAACATCACTTTGAGTTAAAAGTTCTGTTACCTTCTCTACAAATGGATGACCAAATGCCATAAACTCCAAAGAATCATTGGTAAGTGCTAAATCAGAATCAAAAGTTGCTTTTTTAACTTTTCCTTCTAAATTTTTATACTCATAAGCTCCTTTGCTAACGGCCGTTAAGGAACCAGGTAGTTGGTTTTGGAAAAATTTCGATCCTTCGGAAACCACTTCTTCTAAGTGACTATTGTTCCATTCTCTTTCTTCAAGAGTGTGATCATAATAATCTTTTAAATTAAAATCCAATACCTTCGGTGTAACAAGGGCATTCAGTTTTTCAAAACCTTTTTGAGCAACCTGGATACGAAGGTCAAATTCGGTTTCTAATTCTTCTTTAGTTTTTGTACCTGTGATAAATTTCATCAAACTAGAGTTAAAATCTAATTCTTCTTCGATTGTACCGAGTAAATCATCGGAAGCACCAATGGATTCTTCAAACAAACGGATTTTGTTGGTTAATACTTCTAAAATTCGTTCAGCTACTGTGTCTTTGGATGCGAAGTTAAAGATATACACATTGTCTTTTTGGCCAAAACGATGGATCCTACCGATTCTTTGTTCAATTTTTAAAGGACTCCAAGGAAGATCGTAATTAAAAAGTATGTTTGCGAATTGTAAATTACGCCCCTCTCCACCAGCTTCTGTACAGATTAAAATTTCGTAGTCTTCTTTGAATTTTTGGATGGCGACTTCTTTTTCGTCCATACTCAGTGAACCATGGAATGGTGAAACTTTAAAGTCTGGTTCCAATACTGATTGTAAATGGTCTTGTGTGGTTCTAAATTGTGTGAAGATGATAAACTTTTTATGACCTTCTTTTTTCAATCGATAGAGAGTTTCTTTGAGTTTCTGTGTTTTTTTATCTTCTTTGATTTGTTTCCCTAAATGGATCAATCGATTGAGTGTGAATAATTCACGTTTGATCCTTTGGAAACTAGACATCTCTTCGTCTTCCAGTTCTGTGATAAAATCTTCCACACCTTCTGTTTCATCTAAATCCCAATCATCAAGGTTTGTTTCATGTTCCTTCATGTAATGGAATTTGGATTCCAACATAAACTTTCTTTTTTGGAGAGCAGAGAGTAATGCAATGACTGAAGAATCGAGTAATTTTTGGAAAACCACCATTACAAATCCAATGGCACGGTTTTTAGTTCCCATAGCCATATTGTATTCACGTTTTACATACTCAGTGGTTTCATCATAAAACGCCCGTTCAATGGGAGATAAATCGATTCGAACGGTTTTTGCAAATCGTTTGGTAAATCCACCCACTTCCACTTTTCGACGGCGGAGTAATACTTTGGAGATTTTTTCCTTAAGATCCCCTTTTTGGCCAACTACATAATCGTTGATAAACGTGTGATAAGGACCCAAAATATTTGGATCTACCAGATGTAATAGGTAAAATAACTCTTCCAATTTTCCCCGAAATGGTGTGGCAGTGAGAAGGAGTAAACATTCTGTTTTACGAGCAATTTTTTCAGCAAATAGATAACCACGTGTAATTTTAGAATAATCACGTCGGAGCCTATGTGCTTCGTCGAAAACAACAATGTCCCATTTAGTAGCCAAAATTTCTTCTGCATACCTTGGGTTTTTGATAAAGTCGATGGAAGTGATGATTTTATTAAAATTTTTCCAATGATCAGGTCCGTTTGTCACAAAATTACGGCGACGAACAATAGCAAATTCTTCGTTGAATTTGTTTTTCATCTCTTGTTGCCATTGGACAAGGAGAGGTGATGGAGCTACAACTAACACGCGTTTCAATCCGCGTCGAAACATCAATTCTTTAACGGCAAGGCCTGCTTCGATGGTTTTCCCAAGGCCCACTTCATCGGCTAAAATAAAACGAGGTTTTAAACTATTGGCAACGATAAAAGTGGATTCGATTTGGTGAGGAAGTAATCGAGTTCTAGAATTCGATAGTGATGAAAGTTTATTAAAATTATAAGTAAGTTTGAGTTGGCTTGCAGTGAGAGCAAGGTCCATCGCTTTGGGAAATTCTTCCCAAACTCGAAGTGATTCCGGGTATTGGTTTAAAAAATGTAAATTACGATTGGATTTATTGACAGTTCTAAATAATTCTTTGGATTCGAAGAATAATTCTACTGAGGTAGTAGTTTCTTTTGTAACTTTTGCTAGACCTAACTCTGGTTCGTCGATTAAAAACCCATACTCTTTCGATTGTTTTGGTTCAACCGCTGTTTCAAAATCTAAACTTAATTGAGTAGGGATATCCATCAAACTCCTTTCTGATTTCCCCAAAGCACTTTATGAATCTGAAGCGACAAACGACACTTAGGTGGGTTGTCTATTTTTATCCATTCAACTAGTTCTTTGGCATCCACTTCACCGTGGACTGGCGAATACAATATATTTGTCTGTATTTTTTGTTCGCGAATGACTTCGATACTTCTATCAAAGTCG comes from the Leptospira ellinghausenii genome and includes:
- a CDS encoding sodium-translocating pyrophosphatase, with protein sequence MNVELIIIVMALVSIATAIFYAARVIRIQVGAEGGNDKETAKLKEISAAIAEGAMAFLLREYRVILLFISFMTVLIYLLLDNPNTEFNEGIYTSIAFVSGALISCLSGFIGMKIATAGNVRTAQAAKTSLSKAFRVAFDSGAVMGFGLIGLAVLGMIGLFLLFTGSNPTVAKHILMESLAGFGLGGSSVALFGRVGGGIYTKAADVGADLVGKVEKGIPEDDPRNPATIADNVGDNVGDIAGMGADLFGSAAEATCAALVIGATASALADNNSALLYPLLISAIGIPASLITTFFARVKEGGNVEKALKLQLWISTFIVAGALYFATDLFMIDSFQIGDKTITKWNVYTSVALGLFAGMFIGWITEIYTSHSYKPVREVADACETGAATNIIYGLALGYKSTVVPVILLVIVIVVSNILAGMYGIAISAIGMISTIAIGLTIDAYGPVSDNAGGIAEMAELGKDVRDRTDTLDAAGNTTAAVGKGFAIGSAALTSLALFAAFITRTQNASKEMGEGAIDLTSIELLDPLVFGGLLFGAMLPFIFSAMTMKSVGKAALDMVKEVRRQFKEIPGLMEGKAKPEYAKCVDISTSAALREMIPPGLLVLLSPIVVGYLFGVKSLAGLLAGALVSGVVLAISSANSGGAWDNAKKYIEKTAGGKGSEKHKAAVVGDTVGDPFKDTSGPAINILIKLMAITSLVFAEFFVTKGGIVLNFFK
- a CDS encoding Ig-like domain-containing protein gives rise to the protein MVMWKRIRLLFLFVFSSVHCLPEPSPSLLGILVLPLVTQTSATFTIESTTPANGATGVSLNPTITIIMTQAIEPTSLNTNISCSPSCPSLTGGSSNRTITLTPTSALTSGITYTITLNQNIQSTFGLTLGTNTSFSFTTL
- a CDS encoding TRL-like family protein is translated as MGFRFLQFFILMFLIQCASSGFGTQGLLYENQRISMMETGLTATKEGFSCSISYLGLVAYGDASIEMAQRQGNIKEITSIELETYNFFGIYAKLCTVTRGN
- a CDS encoding TRL-like family protein, which translates into the protein MKRFLCVGWIFLLGNCLSIQIGNPSFTVFQNKGQSGWYTPGKIPVPGDTYVESCTTNYFGLVSVGNASYEWVTKRSQLKEIHSVDHIYKNQYFFFQELCLRVTGI
- a CDS encoding SGNH/GDSL hydrolase family protein; protein product: MKKLRFIFLIGVTVFLIHCDKKKDPVNDFETNLLCTTLAICNGETPAKTGIIGDSWTDLLLGFPFVETLRPQLENRYNYKFAGATLGGKTLQQVVSQGLQFQVIDQGGADMKVVLLSLGGNDIQANLNEYIGNINTVQAQRFATFKANLKQLIITGNAYKISRFGGPPIKWIIHGYDYPNPYMTPVIAGSDEGCKSKFDRIGLIVPDAGVFTSTQLDAFNNLLVDITREEPSLIYVDLRNTLGGKPASRAELMLDCIHANNLGYTLLADKLARLIYPVTNIGL
- a CDS encoding dicarboxylate/amino acid:cation symporter, translating into MSLPKIAFWKQILIALVLGLSLGISLNPESGIVSKESIIPYLPWLKLPGDIFLNLLQMIMIPLVIVSIALGVSSLKNLKDLWNLGSKTLIYFIFTTIISVSIGITLTLVSKPGNQIQNKIQNQSTTDSITTNVSKDKEESIPEIITNIIPKNIINVWSKQQMLSIVFLGMMLGIFFLTSKESGTALKAFCHSLESFCLWVVSLAMKLAPLAVLGLMSYAMVQIGFTLVMGLITYILTVLVGLFLILLFYGLMVFVFTKKNPIHFFYLIREIPILGFSTSSSSSVLPYSLKVAKEKLKLKETVADFVLPLGATINMDGTALYQAVATVFLSQVYQIELSSIDLFLLVGTVTAASIGTAATPGVGLVILSSILYTFHIPIEGITILFGVDRFLDMCRTSVNLTGDLSCAYIMDHIWKEEK
- a CDS encoding DEAD/DEAH box helicase; this translates as MDIPTQLSLDFETAVEPKQSKEYGFLIDEPELGLAKVTKETTTSVELFFESKELFRTVNKSNRNLHFLNQYPESLRVWEEFPKAMDLALTASQLKLTYNFNKLSSLSNSRTRLLPHQIESTFIVANSLKPRFILADEVGLGKTIEAGLAVKELMFRRGLKRVLVVAPSPLLVQWQQEMKNKFNEEFAIVRRRNFVTNGPDHWKNFNKIITSIDFIKNPRYAEEILATKWDIVVFDEAHRLRRDYSKITRGYLFAEKIARKTECLLLLTATPFRGKLEELFYLLHLVDPNILGPYHTFINDYVVGQKGDLKEKISKVLLRRRKVEVGGFTKRFAKTVRIDLSPIERAFYDETTEYVKREYNMAMGTKNRAIGFVMVVFQKLLDSSVIALLSALQKRKFMLESKFHYMKEHETNLDDWDLDETEGVEDFITELEDEEMSSFQRIKRELFTLNRLIHLGKQIKEDKKTQKLKETLYRLKKEGHKKFIIFTQFRTTQDHLQSVLEPDFKVSPFHGSLSMDEKEVAIQKFKEDYEILICTEAGGEGRNLQFANILFNYDLPWSPLKIEQRIGRIHRFGQKDNVYIFNFASKDTVAERILEVLTNKIRLFEESIGASDDLLGTIEEELDFNSSLMKFITGTKTKEELETEFDLRIQVAQKGFEKLNALVTPKVLDFNLKDYYDHTLEEREWNNSHLEEVVSEGSKFFQNQLPGSLTAVSKGAYEYKNLEGKVKKATFDSDLALTNDSLEFMAFGHPFVEKVTELLTQSDVGRKKKYLYSKDLNQKILFVFQVEFDFSLKRKDLFFIEYDLKKKRSVVFTDKPKEWMEGKTYVPEKEIALSKLEEAFIQCYPIVESEAENKKEILRKETLSIFQKEEYKVELSHQKTIRQLEEKLMRQEAAYKWDNRPEKKAVLHKTMKEIQRAKDEYTVEMRKIKNGAKIFHRIQLFQTYICI